One Marasmius oreades isolate 03SP1 chromosome 2, whole genome shotgun sequence DNA segment encodes these proteins:
- the SNF7 gene encoding ESCRT-III subunit protein snf7 (BUSCO:EOG09264W71): MMASFMSMFGGRKDPKQSARDAIVGLRQQLQMIEKKEEYLQKKIDEEHAKARANAVSNKAVATAALRRKKAHETELDRLAGTRLQLEMQVNTLESANLNAETMGAMKKAADALKTIHGKMTIEQVDATMDSVREQKAVADEIADIISTPAGLDLDTSELQDELENLEQEVLNERLAGAEHVPIHKPETARAESSRHQEPEDEEAELKKLQASMAL, encoded by the exons ATGATGGCAAGCTTTATGAGCATGTTTGGGGGTAGGAAAGACCCGAAGCAGTCAGCAAGAGATGCTATTGTTGGATTGCGGCAGCAGCTACAAATGattgagaagaaggaggaataTCTACAGAAGAAGATCGACGAGGAACACGCTAAAGCGAGGGCGAATGCTGTATCAAACAAGGCTG TTGCAACCGCAGCCCTTAGACGGAAGAAGGCGCACGAGACGGAACTGGACAGGTTAGCAGGGACGAGATTGCAGCTTGAGATGCAAGTTAACACATTGGAGTCCGCGAACCTCAATGCCGAAACCATGGGTGCGATGAAGAAGGCTGCAGATGCGTTGAAGACGATACACGGGAAGAT GACCATTGAGCAGGTTGATGCTACGATGGACTCTGTACGGGAGCAGAAAGCAGTTGCGGACGAGATTGCAGACATTATTTCAACACCTGCCGGACTGGATCTAGACACG TCCGAACTTCAGGATGAGCTAGAAAACTTAGAGCAAGAAGTGCTGAATGAAAGACTGGCAGGGGCGGAACATGTTCCGATTCATAAGCCTGAAACAGCCCGTGCAGAATCAA GTCGACATCAAGAacctgaggatgaggaagctGAGCTGAAGAAGCTGCAAGCATCCATGGCCCTGTAG
- a CDS encoding uncharacterized protein (MEROPS:MER0031431), which produces MPSILFIFTSADKTLKGDQTGYYLPEAAHPYYILAPHFNIDFASPKGANPPVDEGSVKMFAQDKECIQWLKDDTVKSKLANAKKLSEVNASDYDAVFYPGGHGPVIDLPFDIVNHKLASEFYQSGKITSAVCHGPAALVGATGKDGKSVFHARKATGFSNVEEEQVQKVESVPFLLEDKIKQNGGSYEKADEPWGAKIVVDGNLITGQNPNSAKGVGEAILSAFKK; this is translated from the exons ATGCCTTCaattctcttcatcttcacttCAGCAGACAAGACCCTAAAAGGGGATCAAACA GGTTACTACCTTCCTGAGGCCGCTCATCCGTACTATATTCTGGCACCCCACTTCAACATCGACTTCGCTTCTCCAAAGGGTGCCAATCCTCCCGTTGATGAAGGTAGCGTCAAG ATGTTTGCTCAAGACAAGGAATGCATCCAATGGTTGAAGGACGACACTGTCAAGTCTAAATTGGCCAATGCCAAAAAGTTGTCGGAAGTTAATGCTAGCGACTATGATGCAGTCTTCTATCCTGGCGGCCATGGTCCTGTCATTGATCTTCCATTCGATATCGTCAATCACAAGCTCGCTTCCGAA TTTTATCAATCTGGAAAAATCACTTCTGCAGTGTGTCATGGACCTGC TGCATTGGTAGGTGCGACTGGGAAAGACGGAAAGTCCGTATTTCATGCCAGGAAAGCTACTGGTTTCTCGAATGTCGAGGAAGAGCAAGTTCAAAAGGTCGAG AGCGTCCCTTTTTTG CTCGAAGACAAGATCAAACAGAACGGAGGATCGTATGAAAAAGCTGACGAACCATGGGGA GCTAAAATTGTTGTCGACGGAAACCTTATTACCGGACAGAACCCCAACTCCGCCAAAGGGGTTGGAGAAGCTATCTTATCAGCATTtaagaaatga
- a CDS encoding uncharacterized protein (BUSCO:EOG092620V3) — protein sequence MTFRLPQTLRNLLQNGSSITKVSSRAVISVTGSHASEFLNGMLASSIPDAPKRPFFSAILNPQGRVMYDLLVFSNHDPNGRPGYLLEYDARPSEAGPLHDILKRFVLRSKVKIRDVTSEYDVWAAWNSQEASVATPNDWRFAQSGAIEPIYPATEENWPWGRKDHVLVDRRAPGMGSRYLVRKGDKPSHTSSFEEVSSEMYTLHRILHGVPEGIDDISPMTAFPMESNLDIMGGLDFRKGCYVGQELTVRTYYTGAVRKRILPVMIKSGDGELMTTRFSSGLDIKPTVLSSSAERVPRPRGIGKLLSSTHGVGLALMRLEHLAGVEKKELDLRLHSDRSDSSESYHVEHWWPEWWPRKET from the exons CCAAGGTGTCCTCAAGGGCAGTTATCTCCGTTACAGGCTCACACGCATCTGAATTCCTCAATGGAATGCTCGCTTCATCTATCCCGGATGCCCCAAAacgtcctttcttttcagCGATTCTCAATCCTCAG GGTCGAGTCATGTACGACTTGTTAGTCTTTTCTAATCACGACCCAAATGGCCGCCCTGGCTATCTCCTAGAATATGATGCCCGTCCATCTGAGGCCGGACCCCTACACGACATACTCAAGCGTTTTGTTCTTCGCTCTAAAGTGAAAATACGCGACGTAACATCAGAATACGACGTCTGGGCCGCATGGAATTCACAAGAAGCGTCTGTAGCTACACCAAATGACTGGCGTTTCGCTCAGAGCGGGGCAATTGAACCTATTTACCCAGCTACGGAAGAGAATTGGCCATGGGGCCGCAAAGACCATGTTCTCGTTGACCGACGCGCTCCAGGGATGGGATCCAGATATCTAGTCCGAAAGGGCGATAAAC CATCCCATACATCGTCGTTTGAAGAAGTATCCTCGGAAATGTACACATTACATCGTATACTCCATGGAGTTCCGGAGGGTATCGATGATATTTCTCCCATGACCGCCTTTCCAATGGAATCCAATTTAGATATTATGGGTGGAT TGGATTTTAGGAAAGGATGCTATGTTGGTCAAGAACTGACCGTTCGGACATATTACACTGGAGCAGTCCGAAAACGAATTCTCCCAGTAATGATCAAAAG TGGTGATGGAGAACTCATGACGACGAGATTTTCTTCCGGTTTGGACATCAAGCCAACAGTATTGTCTTCTTCCGCGGAGCGAGTTCCGCGCCCTCGAGGGATTGGAAAACTGTTGAGCTCGACACATGGGGTAGGTTTGGCGTTGATGCGATTAGAGCATCTAGCCGGcgtagagaagaaggagCTCGACCTTCGCCTTCATTCTGATAGAAGTGATAGCTCCGAATCCTATCACGTAGAACATTGGTGGCCCGAGTGGTGGCCACGAAAAGAAACATAA
- a CDS encoding uncharacterized protein (BUSCO:EOG09262FW1), whose product MGSFPRKFWFGSLHIAGLRPTMTLAQILKCDPSSVSFTPSGRLEISSPETLQSLQTAVRHLKSRHPVVFPTETVYGLGALALDPIASSLIFSTKGRPADNPLIVHVSSMQMLHRLIPNDFTIPHSYRVLMTRFWPGGLTLLFPSNSSIVPSVITAQQPTVAVRMPSHLIARALITLTDAPIAAPSANSSGTPSPTTAEHVFLDLGSKLGYILDGGPCAVGVESTVIDGLNEDGSIRVLRPGGVTVENIERVLKEDLPDDQHIPRVLVHRRDYSDEVLEAAPTTPGMKYRHYSPSVPVTLLMTISPPPTGVIPQDIHSYLTTLSSTPNTPSPTRVGVMFLTDSPLGTYHLPHLNSVEWHRYELGPKSDPSIAARRLFNGLLSLEREGVHTILIEEIEEVKEGLAVMNRVQKAATQSSWVYV is encoded by the coding sequence ATGGGATCTTTCCCTCGAAAATTTTGGTTCGGTTCACTACACATAGCGGGATTGCGACCGACAATGACCCTAGCACAAATTCTTAAATGCGATCCATCCTCTGTTTCTTTTACTCCCTCTGGTCGATTGGAAATTTCATCACCAGAAACCCTTCAGTCCTTGCAGACCGCCGTCCGCCATCTCAAATCCCGTCATCCAGTTGTCTTCCCAACAGAAACTGTGTATGGTCTTGGAGCTCTCGCACTAGATCCAATTGCTTCTTCTCTTATCTTCTCTACGAAGGGCCGTCCGGCAGACAACCCTTTGATAGTCCATGTTTCGTCGATGCAGATGTTGCACCGTCTCATTCCTAATGATTTTACAATACCTCATTCTTATCGCGTTCTTATGACGCGTTTTTGGCCCGGGGGGTTGACTCTACTCTTCCCAAGTAATTCATCCATTGTGCCTTCTGTCATCACCGCTCAACAACCTACTGTTGCCGTTCGAATGCCCTCCCATCTAATTGCCAGAGCTTTGATTACTCTCACCGACGCACCGATTGCTGCGCCCAGTGCAAACTCCTCCGGAACACCTAGCCCCACCACCGCCGAACACGTCTTTTTAGACCTTGGCAGCAAACTCGGCTACATACTCGATGGTGGACCGTGTGCTGTAGGGGTAGAGAGTACTGTTATCGATGGCTTGAATGAGGATGGTAGTATTCGTGTGCTGAGACCGGGTGGTGTCACCGTCGAGAACATAGAGCGAGTGTTGAAAGAAGACCTTCCTGATGACCAGCATATTCCACGAGTCCTGGTGCATCGTCGCGACTATAGCGATGAAGTGCTCGAGGCTGCTCCGACAACACCAGGGATGAAATACAGACATTACTCTCCCTCGGTTCCAGTGACTTTACTTATGACCatttctcctcctccgacCGGAGTCATTCCCCAGGACATACATTCCTACCTGACTACCTTATCCTCGACACCCAATACCCCATCCCCCACCAGAGTTGGTGTTATGTTTCTCACAGACTCGCCACTCGGGACGTATCACCTGCCCCACTTGAATAGTGTTGAGTGGCACCGCTACGAGCTAGGACCGAAGTCAGACCCTTCAATCGCTGCGAGGAGATTGTTCAATGGTCTGTTGTCGTTAGAACGAGAAGGGGTTCACACAATACTAATTGAAGAAATAGAGGAGGTGAAGGAGGGTTTGGCGGTGATGAATCGAGTACAAAAAGCCGCGACACAGTCGAGTTGGGTGTATGTCTAA
- the MOB1B gene encoding MOB kinase activator 1B, translating into MSSFFGLGKTRTFKPRKDVPEGTKQYQLRKYAEATLGSGNLRLAVQLPDGEDTNEWLAVHAVDFFNHLNMLYGTVTEFCTRQECPIMSAGPRYEYLWEDGVKYKRPTKLPAPEYVDALMNWVQNLLEDEAVFPNKIGVPFPKNFRDTVRTIVRRLFRVYAHIYSSHFDHICALGIEAHLNTSYKHFFLFIHEFDLVDKKELAPLDELNEAILAEEKSR; encoded by the exons ATGTCCTCATTCTTCGGATT AGGCAAGACTCGAACCTTCAAACCTCGTAAGGATGTCCCCGAAGGAACAAAGCAGTATCAACTCAGAAAATACGCCGAGGCCACTCTG GGATCCGGAAATCTAAGGTTAGCAGTACAACTACCAGACGGCGAGGACACAAACGAATGGCTAGCAGTTCACG CGGTCGATTTCTTCAATCATCTCAATATGCTTTATGGGACCGTAACAGAGTTCTGTACGAGGCAGGAG TGTCCGATCATGTCTGCAGGCCCCAG ATATGAATACCTCTGGGAAGATGGTGTCAAGTACAAGCGACCAACAAAGTTACCAGCCCCTGAATACGTCGATGCACTCATGAACTGGGTCCAAAACCTATTAGAAGACGAAGCTGTATTTCCGAATAAAATTG GTGTACCCTTCCCAAAGAATTTCAGGGACACCGTACGGACGATTGTTCGTCGGTTGTTCAGAGTATATGCGCACATATACAGCAGCCATTTCGATCATATATGTGCGTTGGGTATTGAAG CTCATCTGAATACGAGCTACAAGCATTTCTTCCTGTTCATACACGAG TTCGATCTTGTGGACAAGAAAGAACTTGCACCTCTTGATGAATTGAACGAAGCCATTCTGGCCGAAGAGAAATCTCGTTGA